In Butyricicoccus intestinisimiae, a single genomic region encodes these proteins:
- the rpmF gene encoding 50S ribosomal protein L32 — protein sequence MAVPKRKTSKARRDTRRNNVWKLSAPGLVKCPKCGEMKLPHQVCKACGSYNGREYLKVSE from the coding sequence ATGGCAGTACCAAAGAGAAAGACTTCTAAGGCAAGACGTGATACCAGACGAAACAACGTATGGAAGCTGAGCGCGCCGGGACTGGTGAAGTGCCCGAAGTGCGGCGAGATGAAGCTCCCGCATCAGGTTTGTAAGGCTTGCGGCTCCTACAATGGCCGTGAGTACCTGAAGGTTTCCGAGTAA
- the der gene encoding ribosome biogenesis GTPase Der encodes MAKPVVAIVGRPNVGKSQLFNRFAGKRLSIVEDTPGITRDRLYADSEWRGRAFQVIDTGGIEPSTDSEILKFMRIQAEAAIQAADVIILMTDLHSGVTATDEEVAAMLRRSRKPVVLAVNKCDRPGAEPPEFYEFYNMGLGDPFAISALHGYGTGDLLDACYEYFPEEGEEEPDSEYIKVALIGKPNVGKSSLVNQILGEERVIVSNIAGTTRDSVDSKFENSKGKYMLIDTAGIRKRSRVDERVEKFSVMRSLMAVERADVCVIMIDAVEGVTEQDTKIAGEAHNAGKACIIVVNKWDLIEKDGKTMDQYTERVRIGLSYMPYAPVLFLSAKTGARVHKLFDCINDVYEQNGRRIPTGQLNTLLAEATARVQPPTDKGRRLKIYYMTQSGVRPPTFVCFCNDAQLFHFSYQRYLENQIRDVYGLKGTPIRMIVRERGGKEE; translated from the coding sequence ATGGCAAAACCAGTTGTAGCGATTGTCGGTCGTCCGAACGTCGGCAAGTCGCAGCTGTTTAATCGCTTTGCCGGTAAGCGCCTCTCGATTGTAGAGGACACGCCGGGTATCACCCGTGACCGGCTGTATGCGGACTCCGAATGGCGCGGCCGCGCCTTTCAGGTCATTGATACCGGCGGTATTGAGCCGAGCACGGACAGCGAAATTTTGAAGTTCATGCGCATCCAGGCGGAAGCGGCCATTCAGGCGGCAGATGTCATTATTTTGATGACGGATCTGCACAGCGGTGTGACCGCAACCGATGAGGAGGTAGCAGCGATGCTGCGCCGCTCGCGCAAGCCGGTTGTGCTCGCAGTCAATAAGTGCGATCGCCCGGGTGCAGAACCGCCGGAATTTTATGAATTTTACAATATGGGTCTGGGCGATCCGTTTGCGATCTCCGCCCTGCATGGCTACGGCACCGGTGACCTGCTGGATGCCTGCTATGAGTATTTCCCGGAGGAGGGCGAGGAGGAGCCAGACAGCGAGTACATCAAGGTTGCGCTGATCGGCAAGCCGAATGTCGGCAAATCCTCGCTCGTCAATCAGATTCTTGGCGAGGAGCGCGTGATTGTCAGCAATATTGCAGGTACGACCCGCGACAGCGTAGACTCAAAGTTTGAAAACAGCAAGGGCAAGTATATGCTCATCGACACGGCGGGCATCCGCAAGCGCTCAAGGGTAGATGAGCGCGTGGAGAAGTTTAGTGTCATGCGTTCGCTGATGGCGGTCGAGCGCGCAGATGTCTGCGTGATTATGATTGACGCCGTGGAAGGCGTGACCGAGCAGGACACCAAAATTGCCGGTGAGGCACACAATGCAGGCAAAGCATGCATCATTGTTGTCAATAAGTGGGATTTAATCGAGAAGGACGGCAAAACCATGGATCAGTATACCGAGCGCGTGCGCATCGGTCTGTCCTATATGCCGTATGCACCGGTTCTGTTCCTGTCTGCAAAGACGGGCGCGCGTGTGCACAAGCTGTTTGACTGCATCAACGATGTGTATGAACAGAACGGCAGACGTATTCCGACCGGTCAGCTCAACACGCTGCTCGCGGAGGCGACAGCGCGTGTACAGCCGCCGACGGACAAGGGACGCCGCCTGAAGATTTATTACATGACGCAGTCGGGTGTTCGTCCGCCTACGTTTGTCTGCTTCTGCAACGACGCGCAGCTGTTCCATTTTTCCTATCAGCGCTATCTGGAAAATCAGATCCGCGATGTGTATGGACTCAAGGGAACGCCGATTCGCATGATTGTGCGTGAGCGCGGCGGCAAGGAGGAATAA
- the plsY gene encoding glycerol-3-phosphate 1-O-acyltransferase PlsY, with product MSTPIIILILIAVGYLLGSMNSALVVSKLLMGYDIRTKGSGNAGLTNSLRVMGAKPTLFVLVGDIAKGVIACLIGSHLMGALGVLIAGSAAIAGHMFPLYFGFKGGKGILVGATMIAVFDWRVFCVAIAAFIVLVAITKWVSLGSIVGSCLVPVMTLYFHWGEDMLLPMMIILVAMVTAVVYMHRSNIVRIAHGEENKFSLHSKKEH from the coding sequence GTGAGTACACCGATAATTATTCTGATCTTGATCGCAGTGGGATACCTGCTGGGCAGCATGAACTCGGCGCTCGTCGTGTCCAAGCTGCTGATGGGCTATGACATTCGCACCAAAGGCAGCGGCAATGCAGGTCTCACCAACTCTCTGCGCGTCATGGGCGCGAAACCGACGCTGTTTGTGCTCGTCGGAGACATTGCGAAAGGTGTCATTGCCTGTCTGATCGGCAGTCATCTGATGGGCGCGCTCGGCGTGCTCATCGCAGGTAGCGCGGCCATCGCCGGACATATGTTTCCGCTGTATTTTGGATTTAAGGGCGGAAAGGGCATTTTGGTCGGCGCGACGATGATTGCGGTGTTTGATTGGCGCGTATTCTGCGTGGCCATCGCTGCATTTATTGTTTTGGTTGCGATTACCAAGTGGGTGTCGCTCGGCTCGATTGTGGGAAGCTGTCTGGTGCCGGTTATGACCCTGTATTTCCATTGGGGAGAGGATATGCTGCTGCCGATGATGATAATTTTGGTTGCGATGGTCACGGCAGTTGTTTATATGCACCGGAGCAATATTGTCCGCATTGCACACGGAGAGGAAAATAAGTTTTCATTGCACAGCAAAAAGGAACACTGA
- a CDS encoding NAD(P)H-dependent glycerol-3-phosphate dehydrogenase, with amino-acid sequence MKVFVVGCGGWGMALSILLHENGHTVTSWTCFEEECKLLREQRGNEKLLPGIKLPEEIEITTDLNGAAAADLVLMAVPSFAVHSTAQQLSGVIQAGIPIVNVGKGLDRDNGYCRFSETITRATNGKNPVVALTGPTHAEEVSRGILTCILAASASREAATLVQQAFMNDRFRVYISPDIIGAELGGCFKNIIALAAGICDGVGLGDNSKAALMTRGLTEIARLGTALGGRSETFAGLSGMGDLIVTCTSMHSRNRRAGIKIGQGMDVQQAMKEIGAVVEGYYATEAGYMLAQKVGIEMPITTAMYELLYENKPVQECIKHLMNRPRKSEIEEIWK; translated from the coding sequence ATGAAAGTTTTTGTAGTCGGCTGCGGCGGATGGGGCATGGCTCTGTCGATTCTGCTGCATGAAAATGGGCATACGGTAACATCATGGACCTGTTTTGAAGAGGAGTGCAAGCTGCTGCGTGAACAGCGCGGCAATGAAAAGCTGCTTCCGGGCATCAAGCTGCCGGAAGAAATTGAAATCACGACTGATTTAAACGGTGCAGCGGCGGCAGATCTTGTGCTGATGGCGGTTCCGTCCTTTGCTGTGCATTCGACGGCGCAGCAGCTGTCGGGCGTTATTCAGGCAGGCATTCCGATTGTCAATGTCGGAAAGGGACTGGATCGGGACAATGGCTATTGCCGCTTCTCGGAGACCATCACACGGGCAACCAACGGAAAGAATCCGGTGGTTGCATTGACGGGCCCGACCCATGCGGAGGAAGTGTCGCGCGGGATTCTGACGTGCATTCTGGCGGCATCTGCATCGAGAGAGGCAGCTACGCTGGTGCAGCAGGCGTTTATGAATGACCGGTTCCGCGTGTATATCTCTCCGGATATTATCGGCGCGGAGCTGGGCGGATGCTTTAAGAATATCATCGCGCTGGCGGCAGGTATCTGTGACGGCGTCGGTTTGGGAGATAATTCCAAGGCGGCTCTCATGACGCGCGGATTGACGGAGATTGCGCGTCTGGGCACGGCGCTGGGCGGCAGAAGCGAGACGTTTGCCGGTCTGTCCGGTATGGGTGATCTGATTGTCACTTGTACGTCGATGCATTCGAGAAATCGCCGCGCCGGCATTAAGATTGGTCAGGGCATGGATGTGCAGCAGGCCATGAAGGAAATCGGCGCTGTCGTAGAAGGCTATTATGCGACGGAGGCAGGCTATATGCTCGCGCAGAAGGTAGGCATTGAAATGCCGATTACCACGGCGATGTATGAGCTGCTGTATGAAAACAAGCCGGTACAGGAGTGCATCAAGCACCTGATGAATCGTCCGCGCAAGAGCGAAATCGAAGAAATCTGGAAGTAA
- the rpmB gene encoding 50S ribosomal protein L28, producing the protein MAKCEVCGKGVTFGIKVSHSHRRSNRTWKPNVRRVKAVVAGTPCHINVCSRCLRSGKVTRAI; encoded by the coding sequence ATGGCAAAGTGTGAAGTTTGCGGCAAGGGCGTAACCTTCGGTATCAAGGTTTCCCATTCTCACAGACGTTCCAACCGTACTTGGAAGCCGAACGTTCGTCGCGTTAAGGCTGTCGTTGCTGGCACTCCGTGCCATATCAATGTTTGCTCTCGGTGCCTCCGCTCCGGCAAGGTTACTCGTGCAATCTAA
- the hprK gene encoding HPr(Ser) kinase/phosphatase, producing the protein MQLKEFSVTLGQLITEFQFELIYGPEGFEKIEITTDDVNRPGLQLAGFFDYFEPQRLQIMGKAENAYVEQFDEEKRTDIFEKLCATGIPAVIVTRNIEVFPELIEAAKKYDVAVLRTNEFTSSVTSALVASLKVSLAPRITLHGVLVELYGEGILILGDSGVGKSETAIELVKRGHRLIADDAVEIKRVSDRTLVGCAPEIIRHFIELRGIGIVDVRRIFGMGAIKETERVDMIINLEQWVEGKMYDRLGMDNQYTDILGLRIPSLTIPVRPGRNLAVIIEVAAMNHRHKSMGYNAAKELNERMMKSMGIQNNT; encoded by the coding sequence ATGCAACTGAAAGAATTCAGCGTTACGCTGGGGCAGTTAATCACAGAATTCCAGTTTGAATTGATTTATGGACCGGAAGGATTTGAAAAAATAGAAATCACAACCGATGATGTCAATCGTCCGGGTTTGCAGCTTGCCGGTTTCTTTGATTATTTTGAGCCGCAGCGCCTGCAGATTATGGGCAAAGCGGAAAATGCGTATGTAGAACAGTTTGACGAGGAAAAACGCACAGATATTTTTGAGAAGCTATGTGCAACCGGCATTCCGGCCGTCATTGTCACAAGAAACATTGAAGTATTTCCGGAGCTGATCGAAGCCGCGAAGAAGTATGATGTCGCCGTGCTCCGCACCAATGAATTTACGTCCTCCGTGACCAGTGCGCTGGTGGCATCGCTGAAGGTATCCCTTGCGCCGCGTATCACGCTGCACGGCGTATTGGTCGAGCTGTACGGCGAAGGCATCCTGATTTTGGGCGACAGCGGCGTCGGCAAGAGCGAGACCGCCATCGAGCTGGTCAAGCGCGGTCATCGTCTGATCGCCGATGATGCGGTTGAAATCAAGCGTGTATCCGACCGAACGCTGGTCGGCTGTGCGCCGGAGATTATCCGTCACTTTATCGAGCTGCGCGGCATTGGTATTGTCGATGTGCGCCGTATCTTTGGTATGGGCGCGATTAAAGAAACCGAACGTGTCGATATGATTATCAATCTGGAGCAGTGGGTAGAGGGCAAGATGTATGACCGCCTTGGCATGGACAACCAGTACACGGATATTTTGGGTCTGCGCATTCCGTCGCTGACGATTCCGGTGCGTCCGGGCCGAAATCTTGCGGTTATCATTGAAGTTGCTGCCATGAACCATCGTCATAAGTCGATGGGCTATAATGCGGCAAAGGAGCTCAATGAGCGCATGATGAAGTCTATGGGCATTCAGAACAACACTTGA